DNA sequence from the Drosophila sechellia strain sech25 chromosome 3L, ASM438219v1, whole genome shotgun sequence genome:
GCGCCGCTTATGCAAAATGGCAAACACTCAAATTTTATTGCATATTTCATTAGATTTTTGTCAGAGCGTTATGTTTAAAGGCAAACACACATTCGTCGCACTCTGCGACAATATttcaaatgatttttattCCTCCATTGCCATCGcgatttttgttgttttgtttgccaatTTCGAACATTTGCGCGCTGTCAATAAATTCGATTTTTGATTTGTGATTCGCGATTTATGCGGGCGCATAGTTTTTATGTCACACCCTCCAAAAGCGAACCCTCCATGCAGCCTGCAACATGACATTCCATGTAGCATCCGCTTGTTTTTGGGCTCTCCTGTATGGAAGGAttctgtttgggttttggttttttcgcCACTCGAATGAGTGACAGAGGGGTCGAAAATACTGTTGGCAATTTATTAGTTTGTTGAGCTCCATACGCAACACGCAGGTGGCAATTTTGTGGCCTACGCCGgggtaaatagtaaataaataaagctcgTAACTGATGCGTTTTTGGAGCTGGACAAATGTAGATAGCATATTGCGAAACTATAAAGCTGCGGGCAGCTAATAGCTTTAAATGGGTCAAAACATCGAATTACAACCAAAACTTATTAAAATCTATTATAAATACACGCAAATTAATAAGGATTAAGGTAAGTAAAAGTACAAATGCCATCAATACACATTGTGGCATACTCATAGACACAAAAAACGGATTTTAAAGGAcgtttattaattattcaaaaaacGATTTTAATTCGTAGAGCTATTATTTCTACTCGAATTGTCTGCAGCAGCAAATTGACAGGCAGCATTCGAATAATTCgcgaataaaaaatataaaaagagtCATATTATAAAACCTGACACAATCAATTTAGTATTAATTTGGGTGCGCATAAATCGTCAAATGGCAAATAAGCCGTAGAGTCAGTCGATGCAAAATTGAATGGCTTGCGGCATAAATATTCATTGGCATCACAACAACATCAATTTTATTGCAATGCCAATAAGTCAGAGTCTCTGCAGTGACATTTTGGGTTTATTTTGAAGGGTGGAGGGTAGTTGGAGGAGGGGGGATGGCGACTTGCAATCAAAAGGAACAAAATcaacaataaaatgcaaataaatacgGCCGGAACACATGCATATTCTCTTTAGTACGTTCTACGAACATTGCCCAAATGACAAGTAACCAAATAAACGTTCTTGGACAGGCCAAGACAaggtttatttgtttgtttgcttaaaTGCAGATAAATGCCTCTGACATCCATATGAACATCCTCTCAAAGGCAGGCTAGCGTGTGGGATTAAGTGGGGCTTGTGGGGGGCAGCAATGTTACCCCACCACTGGCATTAACTGTTGAATTGTTTTTGTGATCGATTACAACGCACTTTTATGCCGGACCTCAATCTGTTTGGCCCAGTATCTGCTTGTCTGGTTATAAATTGGTATTTCATGGAAGCATTTAACTTGCATTCAATTGTTGTACGACGGTCCTGACATAAATctataaaaattgttatttcaaataaattgccGGCCACTAAATGTTACAGAGAAGATAAATGAAACATTTGCTGGGCAATTCTGGTTAATATTGTTGTTACGAGTTTCtgcttgttttatttatttgaatttctcTACTGAAAGCATTTACtgcttttatttgtatttatttaatttaagtatAAATTCGTGGTAAATTTAAGTACGACTCGAAAATCTTAGTTGCAAGCTTCTTAAActtatatgtttatatatttatgtagaTGAGATATTTTCCTGAGCAGTTAAAGTATATTTAAAGAACTTCCATCCCTGCAGCAGCGCACAATCGCTTTGGGCTACCGACGAATGAATAATGCCAAACAATTACAAAACACTAAGCTCATTTGACTTTTCATTGCATTAGCCGGAGTCGAGTTTCACTCAGCACcgcttaaatttaattgcattttccgCATTTCCCCAATGGCAGTCCGTATTTTTGGGTACATTTTCCACAGGCCCACAATGTATGCTACactgcacacacacgcacgcacacttATGAAGGCATGCCTGCGAATCCTGCCAAATGCGTGTGTATGTGGGTGTTTTGGGCTGGCACGCAAGCCATCGCAATGCAAGTTTCagaagcacacacacacaggcagtCGGCACAACCACATGCacatttgatttgcatttcattCTCTCAGTCGACGGCTCTTTCGCTCTGCTAAGTCGTCTTAAGCAGCACGTCTTTCAGTGGAAGCGTCCAGCTgttgtctgtgtgtgcgtgcctgTGGCTGTGTGtgatgagtgtgtgtgtggctcaAAAGCTCAAGGAATGAACGTATGTGTGTGCAACAAGAGCACTGAAAAAATCACACACGAACACAAGAAATACATAggatatttataaatatgaaGAAAACTGTGTAAAAGCTCCTTGAGaaagttttaaatttctttctCTTCTTAAATCTTTAGATAAATCAGTTATACCCTTTTCTTTCGGTGCACAATGCTTCGGTGATTGCTTGAATGCTCACACTTACCTCCCAGAAGCCATTTCCGGCACTGGTCGTTACGTCACTGTAGGCCAGCACCGCGCCCGGCCGACTGCTGCGgaaatcgaatttaatattaaattcctcGGCGTGATTTATGGGCCACCAAATGTGTGATGTCGCAAAGGGATAGGTGATTGGTATGACATTCACTTCGTTCTCGACAAACTCCGCCTCCAGCACGCCTGACCCAGAAAAGGAGATTGTAAATCGGTTCGTAAGAGTATGCCGTAAATATGTCGCAAGCAAATCGCTGCACTCAATATTAAATTGCTCAGCACTCACCGTGATAGTGCACCTTGGGATTACCCCGCTGCAGTTCGTACAGAATGGAGATGTCGTTGTAGTAGACATATTTCAGGCTGCCCACGAAATTATTATGTGAGGCCAGACCCTTCTTCTTGTGCAGTTCCGGTCCTCCGCCGAAATATATCTCCGGATCGAAGAGCATATTCCCACTGGCCGTGGCTGGCAGTTCCAGGACCTTTTGCTGCTGATCCAGGATAATGCTAACCGTTCGCTGTTCGTGTAGTATCGTCAGATTGTGCCAATATCCGCGGGTCAGGTCGTCGGTGAGCACGGTGCTCATCACATTGTCGCCAAAGTCCATTTCCACGTGAACCGACTGGTTTTTAATGGATGCCGCTATATACTGATGTTTCAGTGATTCGCCACTGGCGTAGAATAGGGCTGAATCGTCGAAATTCGTGCGGAAAATCAGACTAATACGCCTGGTGGAGGAGTGCACCCGATCCTTCCAGTCGTATATCCTGTAGGATACATAGCTAGCTCCTCGCAATGTGATTATGGTGGccgctaaaaaaaaatggtataaacagaataaataataaaattgtatcTCTTAATAATGCTGAAGTATTTGCATTACATTTTTTGGTAGTTGGCTGGTTATTAATGATATAAATAGCTTTTTGTGATTTAAACGTGCTACAAACATACCAATTACGTGAATTGTCAAGAATGGTCCTCAACAAagaaaagaataacaattgcattaatattatattaagcaAGCTAATAAAAAACTAAACTTAATTTGTATCTGTTTTTTCGTCATCCACaattgaaactgaaaatgtTTACCGGATACTCATAACAATGCTAGAAAAAAGCATTCGCTTTAAGCACCTGTTAACTTTTTAGATGCTATAAAATTAGTTGGcgtattttgtatatttatttcgaAATGCGAATTATCCGCCAAAGTACTTTAAACTTTAAagattgttttctttttttactCCCTTGCCACTTGTACATTATCTGCCCGCTGCAcacagaaacaaaaaataagagaATGCAGAGAAACACGCAGATTATATTGTTTGCTCTATGGGCGCCTTTAGGCATTCGCCGGATGTTCCTGTTTTTCCCACTCTCGATCCAGATCCTGGCCCCTTGTCCTGTCCGTGGACCAAATGTGCAAATCGTGTAACGCGCCATTTTCATGCATTTTTTTGTGGCCGCTGGTGgtgcagtgggtggtggtggttggcCACGATGGCTGGACTGGGTGCTGTGGGTGGTGCCGTGACAGCAGCCGCGTTTTGGCCGCTTATCTGACATGACACACGTGGGCCGCGCCCAGCCGATAACGCATCACAACCTATGCAAGCCCACAACCACTACACTGAGAAAAGATCCCGAAACTAAATTATCAAAGTGTGGAATTACATTTATACAAAATGACTGCGAACCTACTTTATACAACTACATTGAAGCTTATGACTATTATTTCTCTTAAGCCGAAATAATATGaaattttgttttcagtgcCACGGAACCCATGCAAAACCCAGTGTacttcataattttatttgcattctGTGGGAGAAAACAACATTCTGCTGCATTGGGCCACAAAGATGTGCTACAGTTTAGTCAGTTTGCCTCCGTTCGTTGGACTTATGTTAATGCAGGTGCATAATGAGGCGGACGATATGTGGGCTCCCATTAGAGCAGGCCACACCGCGTGACAATCACGGTTTTCTTGGTCTTGCCATTTTTGGTGCCGAATTCGTGGCAATTTTGGAGCACCCTCAGGCCGCCGCACACCCGTCCAAAGATGACCCGCTGCCACGGAATCACCGATTGCTTAAAGCTGATGGTATAGCTGAGAAGTCCTTGGGGAAAGTGACGGCGATAGTCCCATGGGTATGATAGCACCCCGGTAATCTTGCTGGGATCCAGAAAGGAGTACTTTACACTGTGGTGATTACGCAGGGAATCATAGTTGTCCGGTACCAGCTCGGCCTCCATCCAGAGATTGGTGAATATTCGCACAAACCGATGGGATCCTACATCGTTGTGGGTGGCCATTCGCACAAACTCCAGCACCACTTCCGGACTCAGTTCCGTGTACAGTTGCAGGAGTAATCTGCCCAGAAACTGGTTATTCTCCCGCACCGCCATATCGAAATATATAATGGGTCGTAGCAGGATTTGGGCACTACGTTTGCCCAAGCGGGGCGATGGCATATATGGCAAGAAAGTACTGACCGTCTCATCGGAGGCCTTTTGCTCGAGTGGCTTGACGGGTGGCACCCAAGGATTGTGTGAATCCACCTTGGACTTCACTTGCGAGAGGCGACACCCGAGCTGCCTGTTCTCCTGGCTCAAGCGGTCTGCCAGCTCACGGATCTTGTTCCGATTCGACTGAAGGGCGGGAAAATGGCGATTGAAGCTATCCACACCTCCCTTTAGTCGATTGGTCTTGTTAATCCGTCCAAGGAGTTCCATGTTCTGTCGGAAAATCTCCTGCTTTTGGGTAAATTCGCCAGCTAACTGGCTGCGATTGAGAAGTCGAGCATGATATCCGAGCGAATCCCCAGCTGATTTGATGCTCTTGAGGCGTCGGTGATCGATCTGCGATTGTCGTATTTCAATCATGCTTTTATAGGTGATCGGATTCAGATCCGTCACATTGCCAGCAGATTTCATTATCTTTCGGAATCGCGCATAGGTAAACACTTTGTCATTCAATACCTTCGCCCGCACATCCTTATTGTGCATTACCAGTTCCTTGGCCACTTTTTTGGCACGCAATTGAATGGAGCGACTGGTTGGGGTTTTTACGAAAAACTCCGAGAAGCCAACTCCACGGTTATTCATTTTGCTTCAATGGGGCTTACTGTACACCGTATTGACACTTTCCGCTCAAGATTAACTTGCAAATTTGTGGACTTAGCAATTTGTGGcgatgtgtttgtgtttgggTTTAGCAAACTAAAACACGGACACCAAATTGCTTGGGTTTATCGAGTGTGACTTATTAACGAACAGCTGGCTTAGTTGGGACAAATTTAGCTGTCGGGATATTTCAGTTGAATCTATTTAATTTGGCTGAACATAATCTCTTATTTCAAATCTGATGcgaaaataacaacaaaaatcaaatactGATGTATTGGTTTTTGATAATGCGATATACaaacgaattatttattaaagccATGGCACTAATTAAAGGCGTGACATACTTTTTTGGACAAATGAGACCACAATCCactgttttgtattttgtgtgCCGTAGAGGGGAACCAGCCACAAAATTAACacgtttaaaaataaatggatgttcacaaatttaatttaagcatGTATatcaatttttaaaaataatttcaattgaaattgaattactGGAAGCTCTGCCAAGCTGCTGTTTCGCAACTCATCCAATTTAAAACTATTTTCTAATAAGTGCTTTCCCAGCAATTTTAGCTCGAAATGGGCCAGAAGAATGCATCTCTGCCGGCTGCATTATGAATGCCAGTTGAGCTGACAACTGTCGACCAAAGTGGAGAGTTGAACTAAGCTCGGAGTCATCATATCACAGGACATTGCAGGACATGCTGCCATGGCCCACCCTCAATCTGTCCTGTTTGCTGGCATTTCAATTCGTTTATGCCGGAAGAAGGCGAAAAATCTTGTAGTCTCTTTCAGAAATGTTGATGGCTGGTTTTTCGGGGGCTAATGATTTCCCCAACTGAGCGCATTTCGTTGACACTTTTAGCatggaaaattgcaaaaatcgGAATGAGTGCGCTTGGGAAGAGCAGGGGTTTTTCCGGTGCTGGACTGGGTTCAGGGTGAAATCCACATGAACAGGCTCGTCCTTGTACTGGCAGTTGTCATTTTAGTTATTGCATTACAAAAGCGTCTGCGTTTGATTGTGTCTCGTTTCCCTTATACCCTGTACGAATTTGTATTTTCACCATTTTCGTGCACTGAGGAAAAAGATTGCGGCTGGCGCTTTGAAGATACACTTCAGCGGGGAAttgtttcaatatttttttaatatgaaAGAAAGGTGCATCCAATCTGGCATCTTACTTAAGAAATGTATTAATTTCCATAATTTATTATCTTTTTTCTCACTGCATTACAGCTGTACTGTGCGATATGTGCGAGGTTTTAATGGCCTGACACTGTTTCCGTTCCAGGAGCAGTTCAACATGCGACCGGCAAACCAGCGGTGGGCGTGGAGCGGTGGTTGTGTGTGAGGTACATCTGTGTAATTTGCTTGCCGGCGCTAGTTACGTAATTGTGATCAGttgcagcggcagcaggagcagcagcagcagcaggcgctgTAAATGCTTGACAAACTCGCACGTCACGGCGGTCGCTCGATGTCCTTGACAGACGCCATTTAGACAGATAGAGAGAGGGAAATGCCCAGATAGAGGGCACGCCGAATTTTCCAAAATGGCCAACGCAACGGACAACCGTTagcgtttttctttttttttttgttcattttgcaatttgcagTTGTCCGTTGCATCAATACGCCACCTCACATTCCCCAAAAAACACATATCCCCGGACTCCGCTTAATTCCACTGCCACCCGCGAAGTCAGGATtttattttggatttttcctttttccatcGCTGCCATGTGTTGGTCatcatttgcatgcaaattttTAGCAAACATTTGAAATGCAAGGGTGGCTAAATCTGAAGAATGCATGTTGAGATGCCCTAACTTGGGTTTAGTTGAGCTAGCTAGCTAGATTTAGAAGTATTAAAACTTTGGAGGGATTTCAAAGTGGAATGTTATAAAGCAaccaattttaaaatacatataatatagttaattaaaatgacaagattaaaaattgaaattcgaAAACCCAATTCCATCGTATTATTAAGTATTCAACCAACACATTAAATATTCTCAAAATAAGCGTAAAGTAAGTAAGGGTAAATCCGTTTCCCATGAGAGCCCAAAATACCAACTCCCATTTTCGTGCTGGAATGCAAAGCTAGTGCTTGGAAAGTCCCGGAAAATTGTGCGATGTCAAAAAACATAAACGAGCTGCTCAATTTTTAATGGGCTTGCCTATATAATGGCCTCGCGTGACTTAATTGAGATTATGGGGGCCTGGAATTGGCTTTATGTCATTAACTAAATGTCGGATGTTGCTGAAGGGTGTGgggcatatatatatatcgagCTTAACAAACTAATTTTGCGCACattttgcgctggtgtggTCCAAGCTGGCCGGCAGTCAAAAAGTCAAACActattttgcataatttatggtCAGGTCATTAGCGTGTTTAAAACTGTAGCGACCGAAAAGGGGGAGGGCACTGCCAGTGGCTAACCACTGGCAAACAAACAtagtttataattaaaacaaaatggcGCCCCTAGGGTCATGTCCAGATACAGAGATATATTGGGATTTGGACAGAGTTGGATGGATGTGAATGACACTCGCAAAAAACAGAAAGTGGCAGTTAGATACTTGAAATGCAATACATATTCGGACATCATTTGGCGTTATAGATGTTTAGAGAGATGTTTAATTAGCATATTTTCAACAACTAACCAACATAA
Encoded proteins:
- the LOC116801255 gene encoding uncharacterized protein LOC116801255, whose protein sequence is MNNRGVGFSEFFVKTPTSRSIQLRAKKVAKELVMHNKDVRAKVLNDKVFTYARFRKIMKSAGNVTDLNPITYKSMIEIRQSQIDHRRLKSIKSAGDSLGYHARLLNRSQLAGEFTQKQEIFRQNMELLGRINKTNRLKGGVDSFNRHFPALQSNRNKIRELADRLSQENRQLGCRLSQVKSKVDSHNPWVPPVKPLEQKASDETVSTFLPYMPSPRLGKRSAQILLRPIIYFDMAVRENNQFLGRLLLQLYTELSPEVVLEFVRMATHNDVGSHRFVRIFTNLWMEAELVPDNYDSLRNHHSVKYSFLDPSKITGVLSYPWDYRRHFPQGLLSYTISFKQSVIPWQRVIFGRVCGGLRVLQNCHEFGTKNGKTKKTVIVTRCGLL